A window of the Labeo rohita strain BAU-BD-2019 chromosome 1, IGBB_LRoh.1.0, whole genome shotgun sequence genome harbors these coding sequences:
- the si:dkeyp-75b4.10 gene encoding galactose-specific lectin nattectin: protein MWISAAFLLFALALNGVKSDEMMSFGRRCPAGWEKFGSQCFKFFSDLKPWADAEKQCIDLGGNLASIHTALTHSFLKSLVKKNAKDLKRTWIGAHDANKAFVWLWSDGSKFEYNDWHTGEPNNGGGYERCVEMGYGGEQLWNDASCDTQLSFICYRTARISGLD from the exons ATGTGGATTTCCGCAGCATTCCTTCTTTTTGCATTGGCTCTAAATGGAGTCAAGTCTGACG AAATGATGAGCTTTGGTCGAAGATGCCCCGCTGGCTGGGAGAAATTTGGATcacaatgttttaaatttttcagCGACTTGAAGCCATGGGCTGATGCAGAA AAACAATGCATTGACCTCGGTGGAAACCTTGCATCTATCCACACTGCACTCACTCACAGTTTCCTAAAAagcttggtaaaaaaaaatgctaaagaCCTCAAACGAACCTGGATTGGTGCTCATGATGCAAATAAG GCTTTTGTCTGGCTCTGGAGTGATGGATCAAAGTTTGAGTACAATGACTGGCATACTGGTGAGCCAAATAATGGAGGAGGATATGAACGTTGCGTGGAGATGGGCTATGGAG GTGAGCAACTCTGGAATGATGCAAGCTGTGATACACAACTCAGTTTCATCTGTTACAGAACGGCTAGAATCAGTGGCTTAGATTAA